ATAGCCTCTAACAAATATTCTTCGGAAAATTGATCAAGACTATATTTCTTAGATAGAAAAGGTTTAAGATTTTCAAGCAAAAACCGGTTATCGCTATTTTTTATCCAGTAGGCATTAACCGCTAAAAGTTTGTCTGGGTCAAAACGCGCAGGAGATAGGTTTACGTCTTTTATGTCAAATTTCTCTATAAGTTCTTCTACAGTAAAATATTCCTGATCTCCAAAACCCCAACCAAGTCTTGCCAAATAGTTTATTAAAGCATTAGGTAAGAAACCTGCCTCTTTGTATTCAAGGATGGATTTAGCCCCATGTCTTTTTGAAAGTTTAGTCCCATCAGGGCCAAGGACCATAGGAATATGGGCAAATTTAGGAGGTTCAACTCCAAGGGCTTCATAGATAATCAACTGCTTTGGGGTATTAGAAATATGATCATCTCCTCTTATTACATGGGTTATCCCCATAGTGATATCATCAATCACCACCGCAAACTGATAAGTAGGGGTCCCATCTGAACGTAAAATCACAAAGTCATCCACCTCTTCGGCAGGGAAAACAATCTTACCTCTTAAAAGGTCTTCAAAGACGATTTCACCAAATTCTGGGGCCTTAATCCTTAAAGCTCTCCCTTCCCCTGGACCTAAATTTTTATTTCGGCAGGTTTTGTCATACTTTGGTTTTTGGCCGTTTTCAAGCATTTTTTTCTTTTTTTCTTCTAAAACCTCTTTGGGGCATTCACAGTAATACGCCTTCCCTTCTTCAAAAAGCCTTTGAGCATATTGTTTATAAAGACCAATCCTTTGACTCTGAAAATAAGGACCTTCATCCCAGTCAAGACCTAACCATTTTAAGGCCTCTAAGATAGAAACAA
Above is a genomic segment from Thermodesulfobacterium commune DSM 2178 containing:
- the gltX gene encoding glutamate--tRNA ligase, whose product is MAEIVTRFPPSPTGHLHLGGARTALFNWLYARHHQGKFVLRLEDTDRERSKEEYVVSILEALKWLGLDWDEGPYFQSQRIGLYKQYAQRLFEEGKAYYCECPKEVLEEKKKKMLENGQKPKYDKTCRNKNLGPGEGRALRIKAPEFGEIVFEDLLRGKIVFPAEEVDDFVILRSDGTPTYQFAVVIDDITMGITHVIRGDDHISNTPKQLIIYEALGVEPPKFAHIPMVLGPDGTKLSKRHGAKSILEYKEAGFLPNALINYLARLGWGFGDQEYFTVEELIEKFDIKDVNLSPARFDPDKLLAVNAYWIKNSDNRFLLENLKPFLSKKYSLDQFSEEYLLEAIETVKTRGKTLVELAEMMDFYLIEEVIYDPNGAKKFLTPQIAPVLEKVCEDLKTLTLEDKVLEDYFRNLAETHGFKLKDIAQAIRIALTGKTVSPGLFEIIRVLGREKTIYRIKKALAYIFENSF